A genomic segment from Deinococcus sp. YIM 77859 encodes:
- the fumC gene encoding class II fumarate hydratase: MTQTTQGQTRTESDTMGQVQVPADRYWGAQTERSIHNFPIGRDTFVWGRPIIRALGILKKGAAQANAELGELPQDIADLIVRAADEVIAGKLDEHFPLVVFQTGSGTQSNMNANEVISNRAIELAGGELGSKKPVHPNDHVNRGQSSNDTFPTAMHIAVVLELHERLYGAVGKLRDTLAQKAEQYKDLVKVGRTHLQDATPITLGQEIGGWVAQIDYALAEVRHAEQGLYDLAIGGTAVGTGLNAHPRFGDLAAQKFAQETGFPFRSAPNKFAALSAHDALVQTSAALRTLAGALMKMANDVRWLASGPRNGIGEITIPENEPGSSIMPGKVNPTQSEALTMVATRVFGNDATVAFAGTQGNFQLNVFKPVMVHAVLESIRLISDASLAFHDHCAVGIEPNVAKIKENLDKNLMQVTALNRHIGYDKAAAIAKKAHKEGTSLKEAALALGYVTEDEFNRWVVPLDMTHS; this comes from the coding sequence ATGACGCAGACCACACAGGGGCAGACCCGCACCGAGTCCGACACGATGGGTCAGGTCCAGGTGCCCGCCGACCGCTACTGGGGCGCGCAGACCGAACGCAGCATCCACAACTTCCCGATTGGTCGCGACACCTTTGTCTGGGGCCGCCCGATCATCCGCGCGCTGGGCATCCTGAAAAAGGGTGCCGCGCAGGCGAATGCCGAACTGGGCGAGCTGCCGCAGGACATCGCGGACCTGATCGTACGAGCAGCCGACGAGGTGATCGCCGGGAAGCTGGACGAGCACTTCCCCCTCGTCGTGTTCCAGACCGGCTCGGGCACCCAGAGCAACATGAACGCGAACGAGGTGATCTCCAACCGGGCGATCGAACTCGCGGGCGGCGAGCTGGGCTCCAAGAAGCCGGTGCACCCCAACGATCACGTGAACCGCGGCCAGAGCAGCAACGACACCTTTCCGACCGCCATGCACATCGCCGTTGTGCTGGAACTCCATGAGCGGCTCTACGGAGCGGTGGGCAAGCTGCGCGACACGCTGGCCCAGAAGGCCGAGCAGTACAAGGACCTGGTGAAGGTGGGGCGCACCCACCTGCAGGACGCGACACCCATCACGCTAGGGCAGGAGATCGGCGGCTGGGTGGCGCAGATCGACTACGCGCTGGCCGAGGTCCGGCATGCAGAGCAGGGCCTCTATGACCTGGCGATCGGCGGCACGGCGGTGGGCACCGGCCTCAACGCCCATCCCCGCTTCGGTGACCTCGCTGCGCAGAAGTTTGCCCAGGAGACTGGTTTTCCCTTCCGCTCCGCACCGAACAAGTTTGCGGCGCTCTCGGCCCACGACGCGCTGGTACAGACCTCGGCGGCGCTGCGAACCCTGGCGGGCGCGCTGATGAAGATGGCCAACGACGTGCGCTGGCTGGCGAGCGGCCCCCGCAACGGCATCGGGGAGATCACCATTCCCGAGAACGAACCCGGCTCCAGCATCATGCCGGGTAAGGTGAATCCCACCCAGTCGGAAGCGCTCACGATGGTGGCAACCCGGGTGTTTGGTAACGACGCCACCGTCGCCTTTGCGGGCACCCAGGGCAACTTCCAGCTCAACGTCTTTAAGCCGGTGATGGTCCACGCCGTGCTGGAAAGCATCCGCCTCATCAGCGACGCGAGCCTTGCCTTTCATGACCACTGCGCCGTGGGCATCGAACCCAACGTGGCCAAGATCAAGGAAAACCTCGACAAGAACCTGATGCAGGTGACGGCCCTCAACCGCCATATCGGCTACGACAAGGCCGCCGCCATTGCCAAAAAGGCCCACAAGGAGGGCACCAGCCTCAAGGAAGCCGCCCTCGCGCTGGGCTACGTCACCGAGGACGAGTTCAACCGGTGGGTGGTGCCGCTTGACATGACGCACAGCTGA
- the lpdA gene encoding dihydrolipoyl dehydrogenase, translating to MTKQMDFDLLVIGAGPGGYHAAIRAAQLGLKVACAEREALGGVCLNVGCIPTKALLHAGETVAAARHAADFGLSFGEQRLNVAQLNGWKDSIVKRLTGGVGSLFKANKVTHLQGQASFVDPHTVRVGDQTYTAANIIIATGSEPARLPGLEVDQQQIVDSTGALVVPDPIPARMLCVGGGVIGFEFAHVYTNLGSKVKVIEFLPTIIPGADADAVREFSKAMKKQGIEIETETKANRAEKKPDGIHVELESVKTGEKRTEVFDRVLVAVGRRPRTDGLNVQAAGVTVTERGFIPTDREQRTNVPHIYAIGDVAGNPMLAHKAMKEGLVAAEVIAGKPAAQDAVAIPGVVYTSPELAWVGLTEQEARDKGYEVKTGTFPFSASGRAMTLQQTDGFVKMVVEKDTDLVLGVHIVGPHASDMLGEASLALEMAATATDIALTIHAHPTLGESVLEAAEASHKQAIHIMNR from the coding sequence ATGACGAAACAGATGGACTTTGACCTGCTCGTGATCGGGGCTGGGCCGGGGGGCTACCACGCCGCGATTCGAGCGGCGCAGCTCGGCCTCAAGGTTGCCTGCGCCGAGCGTGAAGCGCTGGGCGGCGTGTGCCTGAACGTGGGCTGCATTCCCACCAAGGCCCTGCTGCACGCGGGGGAGACGGTGGCCGCCGCTCGCCACGCCGCGGACTTCGGCCTCTCTTTTGGCGAGCAGCGGCTCAATGTGGCCCAGCTCAACGGCTGGAAAGACAGCATCGTCAAGCGGCTGACCGGTGGCGTGGGCAGCCTCTTCAAGGCGAACAAGGTGACGCATCTCCAGGGCCAAGCGAGCTTTGTAGACCCGCATACCGTCCGGGTGGGTGACCAGACCTACACCGCCGCAAACATCATTATCGCCACCGGTTCGGAGCCTGCCCGGCTGCCGGGGCTGGAGGTGGACCAGCAGCAGATTGTGGATTCTACCGGCGCGCTCGTCGTCCCCGATCCCATCCCCGCGCGGATGCTGTGCGTGGGGGGCGGCGTGATCGGCTTCGAGTTTGCGCACGTGTACACCAATCTGGGAAGCAAGGTAAAGGTGATCGAGTTTCTGCCCACCATCATCCCCGGAGCTGATGCCGACGCGGTTCGTGAATTCAGCAAGGCAATGAAGAAACAAGGCATCGAGATCGAGACCGAAACCAAGGCGAACCGAGCGGAGAAGAAGCCGGACGGTATTCACGTGGAGCTGGAGAGCGTCAAGACCGGAGAAAAGCGCACCGAGGTCTTTGACCGCGTGCTGGTCGCGGTAGGCCGCCGCCCCCGCACGGACGGCCTCAACGTACAGGCGGCAGGGGTGACCGTGACCGAGCGCGGCTTCATTCCCACCGACCGCGAGCAGCGTACCAATGTGCCCCACATCTATGCGATCGGCGACGTGGCTGGAAACCCGATGCTGGCCCACAAGGCGATGAAAGAAGGGCTGGTTGCGGCCGAGGTGATCGCCGGAAAACCTGCCGCGCAGGACGCGGTCGCCATTCCCGGCGTGGTGTACACCAGCCCCGAGCTCGCCTGGGTGGGCCTCACCGAGCAGGAGGCCAGGGACAAGGGCTACGAGGTCAAGACCGGGACTTTCCCCTTCAGCGCCTCGGGCCGCGCGATGACCCTTCAGCAGACCGACGGGTTCGTGAAGATGGTGGTGGAAAAGGACACTGACCTGGTGCTGGGCGTGCATATTGTGGGCCCGCACGCTTCGGACATGCTGGGCGAGGCCAGTCTGGCGCTGGAGATGGCCGCCACCGCCACCGACATCGCC
- a CDS encoding YpdA family putative bacillithiol disulfide reductase, giving the protein MSEMYDVAIVGAGPVGLAAAIACKRAGLTYVVLEKGCVVNAIFEYPTYMTFFTTSPRLEIGEHPFVTLRERPDRREALSYYRLVAEREGLHIEQYTEVTQVHAAPAGFTVEVNRRDGTDGVVEARRVMVATGYYDHPVRLGIPGEDSENVSHYYTEAHPFWGLRVTVIGAGSSAADAALDLWRGGAKVTMVVRAPTLKPTLKYWIRPDLENRIKEGSITAHFNAQVVEIHPEYVLVQRADGTTFELPTHFTFALTGYRPDLSFLSDLNLARHPDACLILDEHYQSSVPGLFVVGSAGFAGKTNQVFIENGRHHAQLAVAEIERQLMATRTAAPLSR; this is encoded by the coding sequence ATGAGCGAGATGTACGACGTGGCGATTGTCGGCGCTGGCCCGGTGGGGCTGGCCGCCGCCATCGCCTGCAAGCGCGCGGGCCTGACATACGTGGTCCTGGAAAAAGGGTGCGTGGTGAATGCCATTTTCGAGTACCCCACCTACATGACCTTTTTCACGACGTCGCCACGGCTGGAGATCGGCGAGCATCCCTTTGTCACCCTGCGCGAACGCCCGGACCGCCGGGAGGCCCTGAGCTACTACCGCCTGGTGGCGGAGCGCGAAGGACTGCACATCGAGCAGTACACCGAGGTGACCCAGGTTCATGCCGCGCCCGCGGGCTTTACGGTGGAGGTCAACCGCAGGGACGGCACCGACGGCGTGGTAGAGGCGCGGCGGGTGATGGTGGCCACCGGGTACTACGACCATCCTGTCCGCCTTGGCATCCCGGGCGAGGACTCCGAGAATGTCAGCCACTACTACACCGAGGCGCACCCCTTCTGGGGCCTTCGGGTCACTGTGATCGGCGCGGGCAGCAGCGCTGCTGACGCGGCCCTGGACCTCTGGCGCGGCGGGGCAAAAGTGACGATGGTGGTGCGTGCCCCCACCCTCAAACCCACCCTGAAGTACTGGATTCGGCCTGACCTCGAAAACCGCATCAAGGAGGGCAGCATCACGGCCCATTTCAACGCACAGGTGGTGGAGATTCACCCCGAATACGTCCTCGTGCAGCGGGCAGACGGGACCACCTTCGAGCTCCCCACCCACTTCACCTTTGCGCTCACGGGCTACCGGCCCGATCTCTCCTTCCTCTCGGACCTGAACCTGGCGCGGCACCCCGACGCGTGCCTGATCCTCGACGAGCATTACCAGAGCAGCGTGCCGGGCCTCTTCGTGGTGGGATCGGCGGGCTTCGCAGGCAAGACAAACCAGGTCTTTATCGAAAACGGGCGTCACCACGCGCAGCTCGCGGTGGCGGAGATCGAGCGGCAACTCATGGCCACCCGCACCGCCGCGCCGCTTTCGCGCTAA
- the hemW gene encoding radical SAM family heme chaperone HemW produces MPVLDPTVRHLYVHVPFCPTICPYCDFHVLTRRAGLVEKYLVRVEEEAARLAEEYSVDLDTVYIGGGTPSFLRDAELTALTEGIRRHLGWGRLENTLEINPGTVSAGRAVLWRDLGFDRASVGVQSLDDATLKFLGRQHDARQAREAVTLLVERGFRVSGDLITAVPGQPLEKDIRALVALGVGHVSAYTLTVEPGTEFARRGVTVEEEDERAGFEQTEALLTALGFTRYEVSNYARPGQESRHNLAYWHNRTYLGLGPGAAGHYPLTEAWEPHTSPLTLRRTNPQLHAWLEGARGETQPVDAEEYVTDALFMGLRLRQGVNLADLTRRAGLDVQERYRAAIAANVRRGLLVLEGEQLRATPSGWWLLNRVVTDFLEA; encoded by the coding sequence GTGCCCGTCCTCGACCCGACTGTTCGTCACCTCTATGTCCACGTGCCCTTCTGCCCGACCATCTGCCCGTACTGCGATTTTCATGTGCTGACGCGCCGGGCCGGGCTGGTCGAGAAGTATCTGGTGCGGGTGGAGGAGGAGGCCGCGCGGCTGGCAGAAGAGTACAGCGTGGACCTCGACACGGTGTACATCGGTGGAGGGACCCCAAGCTTTCTGCGAGACGCGGAACTCACGGCCCTAACGGAGGGCATTCGCCGTCACCTGGGCTGGGGCCGTCTGGAAAACACGCTGGAGATCAATCCGGGTACCGTGAGCGCAGGGCGAGCGGTCCTGTGGCGTGATCTGGGGTTTGACCGCGCCTCGGTGGGCGTGCAGAGCCTCGACGACGCCACGTTGAAGTTTCTGGGTCGCCAGCACGATGCCCGGCAGGCCCGCGAGGCGGTCACGCTGCTGGTGGAAAGGGGCTTTCGCGTGAGCGGCGACCTGATCACGGCGGTGCCCGGCCAGCCCCTCGAAAAGGACATTCGCGCGCTGGTGGCCCTGGGCGTGGGTCACGTCAGCGCCTATACCCTGACGGTCGAGCCGGGCACCGAGTTTGCCCGCCGCGGCGTGACGGTCGAGGAGGAGGACGAACGCGCGGGCTTCGAGCAGACAGAGGCGCTGCTGACCGCGCTGGGGTTTACCCGCTACGAGGTCAGCAACTACGCGCGTCCCGGTCAGGAGTCACGCCACAACCTCGCCTACTGGCATAACCGGACGTACCTGGGGCTAGGACCGGGAGCGGCGGGGCACTATCCCCTGACGGAGGCCTGGGAGCCGCACACCTCCCCCCTGACCTTGCGCCGCACCAACCCTCAGCTTCACGCGTGGCTGGAGGGCGCGCGGGGAGAAACGCAACCGGTAGACGCCGAGGAGTACGTCACCGATGCCCTCTTCATGGGCTTGAGGTTGCGGCAGGGCGTGAACCTCGCGGACCTGACGCGGCGCGCTGGCCTGGACGTGCAGGAGCGGTACCGGGCGGCCATTGCGGCCAACGTGCGCCGGGGCCTGCTCGTGCTGGAGGGTGAGCAGCTCCGCGCCACACCGTCCGGCTGGTGGCTGCTCAACCGGGTGGTCACGGACTTTTTGGAGGCGTGA